From Magnolia sinica isolate HGM2019 chromosome 13, MsV1, whole genome shotgun sequence, one genomic window encodes:
- the LOC131222629 gene encoding uncharacterized protein LOC131222629 yields the protein MEKEEKNPRERTVPEADFLLQWGNRRRLRCVKVKDDVILEKSNGSIRKKTTSRVDFRIVRSEKASPSHYPNRFNRNADSATIRSSVTENRKSQSSSPEKEDRYYTTRASAFDDGGGKISTDGFDEKGFIWPKFFVSLSSKEKEEDFMAMKGCKLPQRPKKRAKLIQRYIHLVSPGAWLSDLCQERYEVREKKSSKKRPRGLKAMGSMESDSD from the exons atggagaaggaagaaaagaatccAAGAGAGAGAACAGTTCCGGAAGCGGATTTTCTCTTGCAATGGGGGAATAGAAGGAGGCTACGATGCGTTAAGGTGAAGGATGACGTCATTTTAGAGAAATCCAACGGTTCGATTAGGAAGAAAACCACCTCCCGGGTCGATTTCCGCATCGTGAGATCTGAAAAAGCATCCCCTTCTCATTACCCCAATCGCTTCAACAG GAACGCCGATTCCGCGACGATCCGATCGAGTGTGACTGAGAACAGGAAATCACAGTCATCCTCTCCCGAGAAAGAGGACCGGTACTACACGACGAGAGCGTCGGCATTCGACGATGGTGGGGGGAAGATTTCAACGGATGGATTTGATGAGAAGGGGTTTATTTGGCCCAAGTTCTTCGTTTCTCTGTCAAGCAAAGAGAAAGAGGAGGATTTCATGGCCATGAAAGGGTGTAAGCTGCCTCAGAGGCCTAAGAAGAGGGCTAAACTAATCCAAAGATACATACAC TTGGTGAGTCCTGGTGCATGGTTATCTGATCTTTGTCAAGAGAGATATGAAGTTAGGGAAAAGAAAAGTTCTAAGAAg AGACCGAGAGGTTTGAAGGCAATGGGGAGTATGGAAAGCGATTCGGATtag